The region TATTCCGATCAAGGCCAGGATGGGAACTTGCAGCCGCAAGGCAAAGCTGGCGCCGCGCGCGGCCAGCAAGGCCACCACGATGACAGTGGCCGCCGCCACCGGCTGCTGGGGAACGTCGGGGCGGAAGAGCTGGATGCTCTCCGCCAGTCCAAAGGCATAGAGGGTGACCGAGAAGACCTGGGCCAGGAAGAGCGGAATGCCGATGGCTCCGCCGATCTCCAGTCCCAAGGAACGCGAGATCATGTAGTAGGCCCCGCCCGTCCCCACCCGCATGTTGGTGGCGACGGCCGAGGTGGAAAGGGCGGTGGCGAAGGTGATGGCATGGGCCAGCAGAACGATGAGCAGAGCCGGCGCCAGACCGACTTGGCCCACCACCCAGCCCGTTCGCAGGAAGAGGATGACGCCCAGGATGGTCAGCACCGAAGGCGTAAAAACGCCCAGAAAGGTGCCCAGCTTGGCGTCCGGCTTGGCAAACAGTGCCTTGGGATGCCATGCCCGCAAACCTGCTTTTGCTCGTGCCATGCTTCCCTTCAGCAGCTACGTCTTGTCGGTGCGAACCGATTAGAACACATTCCGCTGGCCAGTGTCCGGTGCGCGTTGCCGCGGGTTTATCGAGCGGGAGCACTGGACTTTCGCTGCTGGAAGACTTGACGGGCTTCTTGGAACTGGGCCAGGACGTGGTCTTTTTCTTTTTGCGAGCGCCAGCCTGGGTGTTCTTCCGCCATGGCCGAGAGCTTGTCGATCCAGCGGATGAAGTAGTCGGCGTCCTCAGCGGAACGGACGGGACGGTCGCCCACCCCGACCCAGACCGGATTGGTGGTGGCCTGGGGAAATCCGTCGTCGATGGGGTGGACCGGGCCGTCGCGGAAGGCCTGCAAGGTGATCCAGCAGCTTTCCGTCGCCTCAACCTCCCATTCTGCCTGGAAGCGCAGGCCTTGCTCCGGGGTCCACAGCGAGGAGAGGTCGGCGCTGCGGACGACTTCGCCGTTGATCACCAACTCGGCCTTGTCCAGCGGAACGATGGAGTCGACCCGCAGGCGGACTCGCAGGCTGCCGCCTTCCCCGGGTAAAGCGATCTCGTCTCCGGGGAGGTGTCCGTCCACCTCCATCTGCAGCAGGGGACCGTTGGTCACGAAAGAGCGTCCGGCAAGGGTGGCCTCCAGCCAGGATTCCCAGGTCAGGTCTTGTCCCGAGAGAGCATAGGTGCGCACCTGACCCAGCAGGGCGGTGCTGTGCAGATTGCTGATGGAGTCCTCCCCGCCTACCGCCGGAATGCGGAAGCCGTTGTTGAGGATGCGGTGCCAGACGCGGAAGGCCGCCCATCCTGCGTGGGAGATGAGCTCGTGGAAGTCGACCGTCCCCAGGGCGGCATCGACGGGGAATCCCTTGGCGCCTCCCAGGTTGCCCTCCAGCGGGTCTTCGTCACCCCTGAAGGGATGCACGTAGCCTCCCGCGGCGCCCTGCTTGCGGGCCAGGCGGAAGATGTCGGTGTTGCTGGGGTAGAGGCTCTCGATGGCCGTCCCCTCGTAGCCGGTAGTGTATGGCGAAATCAGGTGCTCGGTGAGGTTGATGAGGGAGACGTGGCCGTAAAAAGGCGGACGGTACTCCTGATTGAAATAGAGCAGGTGGCGTTGATCTGAAAGGGGGTGGGGACGGCCCGTAAAGAACTGGTGGTCGAGGATGCGGTTGTCTTTGTTGGCCACCATTTCGCCGATCACGTCCATGTCTTCGGCCTCGGCCATGAAGACCAGGTTGGCGGGCGTGTTGTGGAGGTTTCCGGCGTAGTTCATGTGGACGTGATTGCTGCCGCTGCGCCAGCCCGAAGCTCTCAGGTTGGTCATGCGCCGCAGTCGCAGCCTGACCTGGCTGACCTGGCCGGGCTCGATGCGGACTGACGTGGCCGCCGGGTGATACTCGAATCCGCGTACGGCTTGCAGGTGCAGTTCTCCCGCGGGGACTTCGACTTCGAACTCGCCGCCCGTGTGGAAGAGGTGCTCCTCAAGCCGTCCGATGCGGTGATAGGCGTCGCTGGGAACGTAGGTCTTGCCGTCGGAAGCCTCAAGGTAGATGCGGGCGGCCACCGTCTCGCCGCTGAACTCGTCTTCTATTCTCACCTTGAGGCGTCCGGGCGGTTCAAGCCAGCGCCTGGCGCGGATTTGGAGGGGGACATCGGTTCCCCCAAAGGTCCGGAGCAGGCGGATCTGGGGCAGTCCCCCGCGGTTGGAGAGGTAGGCGATCCACTCCCCGTCGGGCGACCAGCGGGGGTGGAAGCGGTCCCACTCGCCGAAAGTCATCTTGTAGGGCTCGCCGCCCTCCACGGGCAGCACGAAGAGGTTGTTGAACTGGCCCCCCAGATGAGAGCTGTAGATGAGGCGGGTTCCCTCCGGCGACCAGTCGGCGCGGGTGCGGTAGAGGGTTTCCTCCTTGTGGATGAGCCGGGCTTTTTCAATGGTGGCGTCCACCGGCAGGCGCCACAAGCCTCCCGACCCAAGGGGGATTCCGCGGTTGGAGAGAAAGAGAATCTCCTTGCCGTCGGGTGACCACTCGGGTTGGATGTGCAGGTCGTGGGCCCCGAAGTAGAGGCGGCTGCGGCCGAAGTCGGCGTCCTGGGTCAATTGGCGGATTTCTCCCGGAGCTCCCCGGCTGATTTCCATCACGAAGATGTTGAAGTAGCCGTTGGGGCGGGTGGAGACGAAGGCCAGGCGCGATCCGTCCGGCGACCAGGCCGGATCGAGGTTGAGATGATCGCCCTCGGTCAGCGCCCTGACCTGTCCCGATTCCAGATCGAGCAGGCGCAGGTTGATGGAGCGGCGGTCGTCCTCGGCGGTAAAGGCCAGGTAGCGTCCGTCGGGGGACCACTCGGGGGACGACAGGTACTCGGGAGCGTCCACCATCTGGTAGGCCACGTGGCCGGGCTGGATATGGCCGTCTTGCCTTCCGATGGCCACCTTCCACAGCGAGCCCTGCAGGGAGAAGGCCAGCCACTTCCCGTCCGGCGACCAGGAGGGCCACCAGGGCGATCCGGTTCCCGGGGGAGGGAGGTAGAAGTTGTACATGTAATTGCCGCCGGTGCGGGCGTTGGGGTAGGAGTCGGGTATGGCGTCCAGGACGCGGACGGCGTTGTCTTGCCCCATCCCCCAGGCCAGCGCCGACAGCAGGACGCCAGCCAGCGAAGCGCTTCGATATCTCACGCCGGGAGTGTAGCAGCCAGGGAGCCCCCCCACAAGGATGCGCCTCCCACCAGGCCTGTCTCCCCTCGGGCTCTTGAGGCAGGTTGCTTTCTGGACGGCGGGCGTCCTTCCCCAGACACCTCCCACCAGGCCTGTCTCCCCTCGGGCTCTTGAGGCAGGCTGCTCTCTGGACGGCGGGCCCCTCCCCCAGACTCCTCCTGCAAGATGGCCAGCCGGTGGTAGGGTTGGTGTTGTGGAAAGGATCGTCGGCAGGTGGGAGGCGCATCCTTGCGGCGATCCCCACCAGAGCCTCAAGCGACCGCTGTGCTGACTTTCTATGAACCGTCCAGCCAGAGACCAAAGGCAAGCCGTAGCCCATCATCCTTGCGGGCCTCCTTCGCCGAGGCTATGGAGGGCTTCGCGATGGGCCAGACGTACTAATCGTTCGCCCCTGCCAAGGGATTGGGATTGAGGTCCTGGGCGCTGTGCAGGGTGGGGTAAACGGCCAGCAGGTCATAGCCCCACACCAGGTCGTTGAGTTGCTCGTAGCCCTGGCGGTTGGACTTGCGGTGAAAGTAAGGACGCAGGGGCCGCAGGTCGAAGACCGTCAGTTGGCTTTCCAGCAAGTTGTCGAAGAAGACTTTGAGGTGAGGCGCTCGTTGACCTACCTCGATCACCTGCCCTTCCCGGTCGTAGCGGGCGCCGATGACCTGAAGGTGCAGGGAATCGCCTCCCATGAGGGCGGCCAGTTCGGCGGCCTGGTTGCCTATGTCGAGCTGGTTGAGCGCGCTGTAGCCGCGTGCGCCGTGGACGCTTCCGAACTTCATGAGGATGCGCGGGGTGTCGACTCCCTGATAGATGAGGCGGAACCCCTCGTTGAGATGTTGCTTCATCAGGCGGATGCGGTCGTAGTTGCTCTGGTAGTTCTTGCCCGAGCGGAAGAGCCGGTAAATGTGGGCGGTGGCTTCCATCTCGTCGACGATCTTGGCGGCCTCCTCCCCGGCGCCGGACATCTTGGAGCGAAGCTGCTCGAACTGCTCCGGCGTGGCAGCGTTGTAGAAGACATTGTCGGCAGATTGAGTGGCGATGTAGGCTTGGGCGCCCTCCATGGCCAGGGCCTGAAGCTCGCGGACGTAAGCCGCGGCCTCCTCGTCGGGCGCCAGCTCGAGCAGGCGGTCGAGCAGGTAGCGGTCGCTGGCCAAGAATTCCTGGTCGAGTCCCCACACCTGGTATCCCTGCGCCAGTGATCGCCGCACCAACTCGGCCTCTTCCACCTTGTTGAAGAAGGGCAAGGTGAGGGGAAAGCGATGCAGCGTTTCCTTGAGCGGCGTCAGATCCTCGGCGCCCGTGAGTTCCTCGGTCAGCAATTCGGCTCCCGAGGGACCGGTTTCGATGGCCAGGACGCCGTAACCATGCGGCCTGAGCGACAAGGCCAGGGCTTGGGCCAACCGGGGAATCTCTCGGGTCAGGTGAGCCTCTCCGATAACCACGATGCGGGCTTGGGCTGCCTGCTTGAAGAGGAACTCTCCGCCCGCACCGCTCAGAGCCGAATCCTCGACCCCGGCGGCCAGCCGGTTCCCGAGGATAATCTGCTCAACCGGGTCGGGTTGAGCTTCCTGGATGCCCTCCTGTTCTTGAGCCCAGAGCACCGTTTGAGCCAAGAGCAATGCCAAAGGCGTTGAAATCGCCGCCAGAATCCTGCCTGTCTTCATATCTTCGCCGTCCTTTCGTTTGAGCTCGAGGCATACCTGTTCCTTCGCTTCATACCGTTACCCTACGGACACGAGCCCGCCCAAGTTCAACCCGCTTCTCTCCATGACTGGCGACTGAAAAGAGGAACTGTCTACAAGTGCTTTCGTATGAATCAGTTACAAGCATGACAAACCTAAAGCAATCTCTTCGTTCAT is a window of Acidobacteriota bacterium DNA encoding:
- a CDS encoding CehA/McbA family metallohydrolase; amino-acid sequence: MRYRSASLAGVLLSALAWGMGQDNAVRVLDAIPDSYPNARTGGNYMYNFYLPPPGTGSPWWPSWSPDGKWLAFSLQGSLWKVAIGRQDGHIQPGHVAYQMVDAPEYLSSPEWSPDGRYLAFTAEDDRRSINLRLLDLESGQVRALTEGDHLNLDPAWSPDGSRLAFVSTRPNGYFNIFVMEISRGAPGEIRQLTQDADFGRSRLYFGAHDLHIQPEWSPDGKEILFLSNRGIPLGSGGLWRLPVDATIEKARLIHKEETLYRTRADWSPEGTRLIYSSHLGGQFNNLFVLPVEGGEPYKMTFGEWDRFHPRWSPDGEWIAYLSNRGGLPQIRLLRTFGGTDVPLQIRARRWLEPPGRLKVRIEDEFSGETVAARIYLEASDGKTYVPSDAYHRIGRLEEHLFHTGGEFEVEVPAGELHLQAVRGFEYHPAATSVRIEPGQVSQVRLRLRRMTNLRASGWRSGSNHVHMNYAGNLHNTPANLVFMAEAEDMDVIGEMVANKDNRILDHQFFTGRPHPLSDQRHLLYFNQEYRPPFYGHVSLINLTEHLISPYTTGYEGTAIESLYPSNTDIFRLARKQGAAGGYVHPFRGDEDPLEGNLGGAKGFPVDAALGTVDFHELISHAGWAAFRVWHRILNNGFRIPAVGGEDSISNLHSTALLGQVRTYALSGQDLTWESWLEATLAGRSFVTNGPLLQMEVDGHLPGDEIALPGEGGSLRVRLRVDSIVPLDKAELVINGEVVRSADLSSLWTPEQGLRFQAEWEVEATESCWITLQAFRDGPVHPIDDGFPQATTNPVWVGVGDRPVRSAEDADYFIRWIDKLSAMAEEHPGWRSQKEKDHVLAQFQEARQVFQQRKSSAPAR